In Takifugu rubripes chromosome 18, fTakRub1.2, whole genome shotgun sequence, the DNA window ACTCCAACTGCTGTCAGACTAAAGGAACTCCAAACCTATCAAGGCATTTTCCAGACATTCCGCAGAGTTTGGATCAGGTACGGACAACAGTGCACTCAGCTGAGGGGCCCAACAAACACTCATCACCTTAATGTACTGTAGTTGCCAGAAacatatttataaatatataggCTTTCTTTGTAATACCTCAAATATTATAAATAGAAGTTAAAGGTCTGgcaaagtgcaaaaaaaaaataataaacttTAGAAAAGTTAATATCGCAACCTCCGGTGGCAATTAGCAACATCCATGAGAATCTGTTGTACTTTTAGCTGCTTACTTGCTCGTCTCAcgacaaacaggaagtcggTGGAATTTCCCATCAAAATGAAACGCCTCGCCAAGATCGGCGTTCCGGTGTGAACGTCAAAAATGAAATGCGTTGAATCCTCGTTACGATATCCTGCCTCAATCGGGAAGAAATGCGTGTAAAATATAGAgcgtaaaattaaaaaaaacgcCAAGCTGACGATCCGATtgggaatttaaaataaaaaaataaaaaaaagtctctcTCTGGGAAGCACTTGGAAAAAGCCCAACAGAAACTACTGATTATGTACAATTCACCCCTCTTTAGTGCTCATGTAAGCAAACAAGCCGTAAATGCTGTTAAACGCTGTTCGCGCCGCAGCGGCTGCTAAGTACCACGTTGGAACGCCGGCTCGCCGTCGTTGTCGGGTAAATCAAAATGCTCTCACTTGCTTTCtgacacctaaaaaaaaaagacagcttgAGTGAAATTTGCCATTTTTGGTACCGAGCTGCAGAAACCACGTGGCGAGGTTGAGACTGAGAAGGTATTAGCTTGATTCTGTTATCACCAAATCCGGTTCCCAAGGGAATGGTCCAATCAGGCCCCCCCCAGCTTATTTTATTCAGTTTCTTTTTGTAAACACGTGCAAATGTGGCAGGTCGGGAGCAGATGAGAAGAGGCGAAGGCATTCTGATTTCAGCGTGCACGGGCTGGAGCCTGGCGAGCAGACCGGTGGAAGCCAAAACAAGCCCACAAATGTCAATTTAACAAACGCGCAGAACCACAGGAAAACAGGAATGTGGGGCCCTTCCTATGAAAAGACGCCCCGGGGGTTCTGGTTTCACCAAAGTCCCTCGTGAGCACGAGCAGAGCGGTGAGGAGGACGTTCGTGCGTCTGGGTCGTCACCATAAGCCTCCAGTCATGTGATCTAAAGTGTGCCGGCGATGCTCTCGGCGCCACGTTCCCACGCACACGCCAGCGGTCTGCGTGTTCTCAGTATGCGGCGTGAGAACCGGCTCGGTGGAATCATTCATATTCAGCGTGTGAGAGATGCGGCAGAGACAAGAAAACACTTTAGGAGTGACCCCAGGCgggcggggtcaaaggtcaaggccaTACCACATGTTGATCGGCTAGCGTAACATGTGACgctcataaaaaaaaacaaaaaaaaaacagttgggACTTTGAGAAACCAGCCCGGGTATCAGGAAAAAATAGTCCCTCATCTCAGCTcaggggggaagaggggggattattaataaatacaaaaataacaaCATCATCTGTACAATTTCAAACATAATACTTTTCTAATGTTTCTCTCCAAAAACGTCTCTGTAGCTCAAACCGTGACGGTCAGTTAGAAAATTAATTCAGAATGATCAATTATTGTACAAAACGACTCCAGCGGTCCTTTAGAAGCAAGTCCTCGTGGAGCTCGTGGTTCTCCTGACACCCAAGTgacaaaaaagaagcttttcaaACACAATTTCTTCCACAGATCTTGTTTTTTAACTTCCCTTGTGTGAGCCGCTCTGTTGGAGGCTGCTCTGGAGTCAGtgaagctgtgggggggggcagtaagtGCACTTTAAACCTGGTCATGCTGGAAAGAAAAGGTGGGGGGTGGAAGGAGATACTGACTGGATATAAAAGGTTAAAAAAGAGAAGACACTGGTTTAAACCCATCCGAGTCCAGCTGCTCTCCCCCCTCCATCGTGTGGGCTGTgggagaggatggaggctgGGTACTATGGTGGTCCAATCACCATCTcgtcccccccccaaaatgacCGTCTCTTCCTTCTCAGCGGACCACTGCACAGACGGTGGTAGCGGTCAGAGACGTTCGACCCGAATCGTCGCCCCCAAAAGCTCCAGATGGAATCAGAGATTTCCGCTCcggggaggtcagaggtcgaggTGCGTCATCATCGCCACGGGCCGAGACAgagttgaccccccccccccccccccccaaatgcgATCAGTGGTGTAACTTTCCCTGCAGGGAGAGAAGCGAAGAAACGTCTTTACGTTCCGGAAAAGGCTGAACAGGATTAAAAGGAGGCGTGTCGGCCGTTACTTGTCTCTGGGACTCCGGCCCGGAGGTCAGTATCCCACCGCTGTCGCTCCTGTTCCCAAACAGACTCTCCAGCCCATCTGGCCTGCTCAGCTTGCTGGCCTTCCCCCTGAAGGAGGTggggctcctcctctttctccactcTTTCCCCCCTTCGTAAGTGCGGGGCGCCGGCGGCTGGTGAGCAGCGGGGGGGGCGTCCCTGCGGAGCCGAAAAGGTGCGCAGGTGATCCTAAAACTACAACTGGGACATTTACTGGAAAAGCCTCGGTGGCGTGCGCGGTGCTCTCACCTGCTCTGAGAGCCCTCCCCTTTGGACATCACGCTCTCTCTGCTCCACAGCCCGCCCCCGCCGAGTCCCTTCTTCCTCGCCGCCCCTCCCGATCCCTGCGGCGTCGAGTGATAGCTGCTCCCGTTCCTTTTGTGATTGTCCGGGCTCGGAAACAAGTACGAAGGCGAAAACGCAGAGTTGTTTTTCCGCTTCTTCGATCCCGCTATGGTGTCCTCCGCGTCCTTCGGGGGACGGCTGGCTCGGTGCGCCCCGTTGCGGGATTTAGCCGGCGCGGAGGCGGAGGGCGCGGGCTGAGCGGCGTCTCGGATGCTGAGCACTCCGGCCGCAGACGCGGACTGAGGAAATGTGGCGGTGTAAAAGAGGGAGTTGGCggggaaagaggagggagacgtGACAGAGGCGAGGGAGGGCGGAGGTTGTGAAGTGATGGGGGAGGTAccggagcaggagagggagaggaagctcTCCGGAGCCAAAGGCACCTTCCTGAAACAGGGAGATGAAAAACTGGATATAGATTCAGACTATTTACGGTTTTTATTTACATGAGTCATCGGCATCCATCAGATTCTGCCCTTGCTGTGTTTTCTCGGCTGTAATTAGAAGCCTTCTTTGATTACATTTGCATATTCAGCCACACTGTAAATCCCCACCAGTCccgtttttatttgatttgtggGCTCTTcgtgtttaaaaataattccaGTGATGCTGCACAGATGAGTTTTCAGTTTGGTCGGAGGAAGGTGGGGCTTGTGctatgacaacagtcagccaccagggggcggccGAGACACCGGCGCTTCACCGTTGGGGGCCCCGAATTGCTGAGAATTCCTGTGAATTTACAGCATTAACTTAAACAGCTGTTTGTGCACGCCTACTCACCTCCACATCTGCGCATTGAGGTGTTTCTCCACCATGTTCTGGAGCGCCAGCCTCATCCTGTCCCATCGCCGATCAAAGACATAGTAGCCCCGACCCAGGAGCCTGCTGCTGAACACGCAACACTGAAACGAGGGAGAGATGCTTTAATGAAGCTTACTGCAGCTTTGAAGTTGAAATGGACCATAAAAGAAATGGATATTGTTATAAAACTGACCCCTAAAGGCTGAGGGTGATGATTTGAGAAGTGAAAAGCAGGTCTGTCTCCGTCCTCTGCAGTCTCTGCGTCCCCCTCGTCACTGGAAAGCCGACTGAGGTCTCCCGCTGCAGCGGCCCAGATGTGCGCAGAGGGCTCTGGATTAGTAGCTGGGCCAGGggctggtgctggaggtgcaGAGCTGATGGTGCAGTTGGTGGGGCCTGGAACCCTGGAAGAGACACAGGAAACAAGGCGAGACACTAAAAATGTTGGTCCAGGAAAGGGTAGAGAAATGAGAAACAAGGCCAAAAATCTGTACACATAAACATGATTGGAGTCCCTTTTTAAATAGAGGCTCAtcaaaaggaaaggaaaaattTATTGCTTCTTCTTCGAGGAGCTCTTGttcacagcgccccctggtgggaaAACCGCGTTTCCCCACTCCAGTAAAAAACTAGTCGACTTAAACCGCATTTAAACAATaaatttagaaagaaaatatattaaaattaaagtaaacaaacaaaaacagaggtGTGTTCCCGGGATCTGACCTGGGTATGTGCGCATTTGCCAGCCGTAGCTTCAGAGAGGACAACAGTCGTCCGTTTGGGCAGTGAGGCTTGCTGGGACTCGCCGTCTCTTGCGTTGCGACCCGCTGGCTGCCTCCTTCTTTCTCCGGCGCCGTCCCATCTCGCTCTTTCTCCTTGTCCTTCGCACCCTCCTTCGGCCGCCCTTTGTGCTCGGCCAGGAGGACGTCGAAGTGTTTCCTCCGACCGGGAACAGCCCGGCGGTGCGTTAAGGAGTGAGtctgcaggaggcaggagagattATCCAAGACAGTTAAAATCAATTCATCATCCTGCCGCAAACATCCAACTAGATTAACGCCGGTAGATTATGTTAATATGTGGGGGGCTTACTGCTGTCTGGTCTCAGCAAACACTGAATATAAACTCAATATTTTCACTTTTGTCGACTATAAAAAAGCCCCCGGTAGAAACACACGAGGACAACTGCACAAAATAGAGCTTTAAGATGTCAACACGGAGAATTTAAGCCTTATTTTAGGGGATTTTATCCTCCTACAGGGCAGCAGGAGGTCTTAAGAAGACCATAGGGATAATCAGTGATAATGTTTTTGTGTCATAGCTCTCATACATTTAAGACGGATTTTTATAATCAACTTTTGGGAAAAGGAACTCACGTCCTTCTGTTTTGATCGTAATTGCGGTTTTCTCACCGATTATTTCCCCCGACAACTAAAAAACATCAGCGCCGGAGCCCGAGTTTAATTACTTTATAACCAGCTTGAAGTGATTAGCATTGTTGCTAGGAGTACTTAAATGGGTGTAAAACAGTCGGACTCCTGGAAGAAGATGTAGCGTCATCCAACATCTATAATTACCTCATCACAGCGAGCCGAGGCCTGATAACGCCTCGCCGCCGTTACTGAGCATTGACTAAATTGCAGACGGGGCGTGTCGGGGAGGGACGCCCGTCGTCAGGGTTTAACAaccgcgctgctgctgctgcccttctGTGTTATTACCCTCGCAAACAAACAGCGTcgtggaaggaggaggggggtcggGAACCGTCCCCGTCTCATCCTACCTTGCAGGTGAGGGAGCGCGTGCAGGGGCGTTTGGTTTCAGGGTCCTGGACTCCGCAGTGCTTGTTGGGATCGAACACCCTCCCTGTAAAACAACAGACGGACTCAGCAGATTGAAACAGCCGTTCCCCCCTCTCCTTCCAGCAGGGCTCTCTGGGAACACAGGCCTCGTTTGTCTCTCTTCAGGCAGCTTGTTCGTCTCTCAGCCGCGgtcttcttccctccctcctggtGACATTATTAGCCGTCCTTCCAACTGCACAGAGGAGCTACGCGGATCCCACAAGCAGCATCAAATCACTGCCGACAGGCTCACTGGCAGTACGAGAGTCAACTAAAGCAGAATCTGGGGAGGGAACTGCGGTCAGCCCGCTGCCAGGGCTGCTTGAATGTAAAGGGTGCTTCTTATGTCATCCTCAGAGAGGTAAAGGTTAAAGGTAAAGTACAAAAAACTGACATATAGATGAAGTTTAAAATGGGAGGCTGAACCCCTGAAGTGGGTCGATGCACCCTTAAATTCCGTTAATGATCACCAGTTTGCAATAATGGTCTATAAGAGCTACGCGCGAGCAAGATTTGACTGCTGGCGTGGAAAAGAAAccaaagggagggaaaaaacgacagaggagaagatgcatgatgggaaaaaaacgAGGCCGGAATAGGAGAGTGTGAAAGAGAAGTGAAGAGGTCGAGGCAGGAGGTAGAGAGCGAGAGGATGAAGAGgtataggtgagtgtgtgtggggagggggggggggtcactcagAGAGAGGCAGCTTTTTCTGGCAGTGGGAGATTGTGAATGGGAGGGTGTGAATccaaggaggagaggaggaagaggaggaggaggagaagctgacgACAGATGACGTGGACCCTCGAGGGAACCGCTCAACACGACGGGAGGGAGCTGATCTCCAAACTGACCTGAGAGCCGTTTCTGGGACCTGGAGCAGCTCTTGGTTCCGTTCTGGTGCCTCTTCTCCAGCGGCGCCGACAGTGGAGCGCCCGCTCGGGGAGAAGGGGCGGGCGACTGGGAGGCCTTCCTGTCttgggaggaaggagaaggcgTAGATGCTGTCTTCCTGTCCAGGGGCGACCGTGCCGGGCTGGGCCGCCCGTTCAGAGAGGACGGGGACGTGGTGGAGCGCGGCGTGGACGCCTCCGCGCTGACGCGGCCGTTCAGCAGCTTCTCGCTGGAACGTTGGGATGGCGAGGAGGCGAAAGGTttgagggaggaaggggaggaggtgcTGAGGCGTAAGTGGGAGGCCGAGTCGGACTGTTTCAGGCAGGGCATCTTTTCCAGGCTTACAACTGGGAGAGACACACTAAAAAGGACACGAGGACTTAAACAAGGAAACAAGGAAACTCTGGAAAAGAGGCTGCACCCACCAGGTTTTGCTCCGCGCTCCCTTTGGTGGGTAGACGGCGAGCGGCGCCTTGCTGAAGCGAGAGTGAGGGTAGTCTTTGGGCACCCTGAACGCCAGCGTGTCCCCGGGACTGGGGGCCACCGCGGGCGTCTTCGGCTTCATGGGGACGAGGGGGCTCCGGGAAGGGACAGGGGAGATGTGGCGCTTctctggaaaaggaaaaaaataggaGCACACATCAAACCGTCACATATAAGTACCGTTTATATCCTGAttagcaccccccccacccccccccacagtgtcgAAAACCTTTCTAGTGTTAACacaaataaagctgagtgaACAGGAAGCAGGGACGTGTGTGgggtggagcaggagagaggCGAAGGACGGCGGCTTCCACTTACGGTTTTTGCTATGCATGTCTCTGGGTGGGGAgggagcggggggagggggggtgcggTCCAGGACAGTGGGTGTCTCTCTGACTGCCTCACAGGGAAACTACACCCCAGCTACCTGAGTGAAAACAGAGGGATCGACAGGTCAGAAAaaaaactccccccccccctcctccccccaaaATGGACACGGAGGTGAAAGGAAACAGGCAGAGGAAAACGTGGGAAATTCCCGTGACGGATTCAGTGGGATTCGTGGCGTCCGCGAGAGGCGGCGAGGGCTCGGCAGGTGCTCGAACGGATGCGGGCGTTTCCATCACGACGACAAATAAACCTCAAAGTGAAAGGAGCCAAAGTTCAGGCGGGACGCGTTTTAAATCGGGATAATGGAGCGGCGAGCTCGCCATCCGGGTCACGGTCAACGTGAAGACaagagctggagggaggagTCTGCATCCTCGCACTATCATCGCCCACAGAGACGTGTGTGAAGGGTGTAATGAGCAAACACACTGcccaacaggtgtgtgtgtggggggggggaggggctgggggaggggttagACTTCTGTAGCAGTGATGTTTAACAGTGAGACAGGAGGTCTCCCATCATTTCGGAGCAGCGAGCCAAAACGGGCGCTAGGCGGGCGCTAATTGTGACcttgcgcgtgtgtttgtgcactgCAGGTGTGTAAACAGGCCAGTAGGAAGTGACGGCAGCTGCGCTGGGATGCGCAGGAGCAAAGTGCGCGCTCACAACGATCATCTGACCGGGCAAGGTCGCCGCTGCAAGGGCGTCCGCGCTAGCCGCTCTCCTCCGCTGGCCCGTCGTTATGGAGATGCCGAGCGGCCGGCCACTCACAGGGTTGGCTGCTGACTCAtcttgtgggcggagccagaagGCAAATGAAGGTTTATTTACACCCAGAGGGCCGGGGGGCGCCCCACGTTTCGCTACTTCCTGCTGGAGATATTAGCATGTCGCGGCGCAGCTAAGCACATCTCAAGGATGGTTTATGACTGTTGTGTGATTGCATCACCAGCAAGACAAGAGGAAGGCCCCCAGGAGGATAGGTAAATAGGCTGAGGCAGGTAAATAGTGTGAGGGAAATTACAAAAACACGCTCCATCTGTTTGCCAACACTTGCATATCAAGTGGAATAACCGCGTCTTCAACATTTCGTCATGGTATTTCTCCTCTGCACTGATTTTAACATTGCGGAAGGTTTCACCTCCGACTGACAACTGTCTGAGTTTCTGTTCCAACCACATCATGGAAGCTTCTTTTCGACATTAAAAGTCACACAAAAGAGTTCAGGCGCTCAAATGTTGCAGCCTTCCatgaaaaaaaggctttttaaaaagtcGCACCTTGATGAAACCGCCTTTCTGTGGTTAAGAGCGACTTTTGCCAACGGCAGAcgcgggtcatgtgacctgagcgAAGGCTCCGGACACTCGGTTAAACCACAAAGggggtttttccttttctgccttttcttccaTTAATGCAGCATTCCGTGGAAAACGCGTAGGTATCGCGCTCCAATATCCGCAGCGCTAACTTAGCCGCGCGTGCTTCCGTCCCTTCCACCTACAGTGAGATCTGTACATCACCGTCCACATTTATCTCGCATGTTTTCATTATTCCAGAGCGTGGGGAGAACGCCACCGTGGGGGATTTATCCCACGCCCCAGCGTAGCTACCGCTAACAATCCACATGCTTTCTTTACTCTAAGGAGATTTAAATGCACAAATCCGCTAAATGGAGCGGGCGTAGACTGTAAATTAACCTTTACGTACACGAGCCGCGGCGCGTATGAAACAACTATCCGGCTTAAGTTGGAGCCTCTTGGTTCCACTCGCTGAAGCTTGAGCAGCAAACTAGGCATGTAAATCTGTGAGCCGCTGATCCCCGAGGCGGCCAATCATctcccacgtgtgtgtgtgtgtgtgtgtgtgtgtgtgtgtgtgtgtgtgtgtgtgtgagcacgcgTTCAtgcgtttgtgtgcatgtaaacCTGATTCGGTGGGCAGGTCAAGCATTCACCGGGTCCCAGCGAGTCAGGGCCATGAATAAAA includes these proteins:
- the atxn7l1 gene encoding ataxin-7-like protein 1 isoform X4, with the translated sequence MHSKNQKRHISPVPSRSPLVPMKPKTPAVAPSPGDTLAFRVPKDYPHSRFSKAPLAVYPPKGARSKTCVSLPVVSLEKMPCLKQSDSASHLRLSTSSPSSLKPFASSPSQRSSEKLLNGRVSAEASTPRSTTSPSSLNGRPSPARSPLDRKTASTPSPSSQDRKASQSPAPSPRAGAPLSAPLEKRHQNGTKSCSRSQKRLSGRVFDPNKHCGVQDPETKRPCTRSLTCKTHSLTHRRAVPGRRKHFDVLLAEHKGRPKEGAKDKEKERDGTAPEKEGGSQRVATQETASPSKPHCPNGRLLSSLKLRLANAHIPRVPGPTNCTISSAPPAPAPGPATNPEPSAHIWAAAAGDLSRLSSDEGDAETAEDGDRPAFHFSNHHPQPLGCCVFSSRLLGRGYYVFDRRWDRMRLALQNMVEKHLNAQMWRKVPLAPESFLSLSCSGTSPITSQPPPSLASVTSPSSFPANSLFYTATFPQSASAAGVLSIRDAAQPAPSASAPAKSRNGAHRASRPPKDAEDTIAGSKKRKNNSAFSPSYLFPSPDNHKRNGSSYHSTPQGSGGAARKKGLGGGGLWSRESVMSKGEGSQSRDAPPAAHQPPAPRTYEGGKEWRKRRSPTSFRGKASKLSRPDGLESLFGNRSDSGGILTSGPESQRQVTADTPPFNPVQPFPERKDVSSLLSLQGKLHH
- the atxn7l1 gene encoding ataxin-7-like protein 1 isoform X2, which gives rise to MATLDRQIPSLDTFLCEPWSSFVSAAKLRLVDNMLRRRHVPALEELCLVVCHVCSQVVTPQGILAHYEKRHISPVPSRSPLVPMKPKTPAVAPSPGDTLAFRVPKDYPHSRFSKAPLAVYPPKGARSKTCVSLPVVSLEKMPCLKQSDSASHLRLSTSSPSSLKPFASSPSQRSSEKLLNGRVSAEASTPRSTTSPSSLNGRPSPARSPLDRKTASTPSPSSQDRKASQSPAPSPRAGAPLSAPLEKRHQNGTKSCSRSQKRLSGRVFDPNKHCGVQDPETKRPCTRSLTCKTHSLTHRRAVPGRRKHFDVLLAEHKGRPKEGAKDKEKERDGTAPEKEGGSQRVATQETASPSKPHCPNGRLLSSLKLRLANAHIPRVPGPTNCTISSAPPAPAPGPATNPEPSAHIWAAAAGDLSRLSSDEGDAETAEDGDRPAFHFSNHHPQPLGCCVFSSRLLGRGYYVFDRRWDRMRLALQNMVEKHLNAQMWRKVPLAPESFLSLSCSGTSPITSQPPPSLASVTSPSSFPANSLFYTATFPQSASAAGVLSIRDAAQPAPSASAPAKSRNGAHRASRPPKDAEDTIAGSKKRKNNSAFSPSYLFPSPDNHKRNGSSYHSTPQGSGGAARKKGLGGGGLWSRESVMSKGEGSQSRDAPPAAHQPPAPRTYEGGKEWRKRRSPTSFRGKASKLSRPDGLESLFGNRSDSGGILTSGPESQRQVTADTPPFNPVQPFPERKDVSSLLSLQGKLHH
- the atxn7l1 gene encoding ataxin-7-like protein 1 isoform X1, with protein sequence MATLDRQIPSLDTFLCEPWSSFVSAAKLRLVDNADTSSDTSDGERYRPGEAAKLSRHDMLRRRHVPALEELCLVVCHVCSQVVTPQGILAHYEKRHISPVPSRSPLVPMKPKTPAVAPSPGDTLAFRVPKDYPHSRFSKAPLAVYPPKGARSKTCVSLPVVSLEKMPCLKQSDSASHLRLSTSSPSSLKPFASSPSQRSSEKLLNGRVSAEASTPRSTTSPSSLNGRPSPARSPLDRKTASTPSPSSQDRKASQSPAPSPRAGAPLSAPLEKRHQNGTKSCSRSQKRLSGRVFDPNKHCGVQDPETKRPCTRSLTCKTHSLTHRRAVPGRRKHFDVLLAEHKGRPKEGAKDKEKERDGTAPEKEGGSQRVATQETASPSKPHCPNGRLLSSLKLRLANAHIPRVPGPTNCTISSAPPAPAPGPATNPEPSAHIWAAAAGDLSRLSSDEGDAETAEDGDRPAFHFSNHHPQPLGCCVFSSRLLGRGYYVFDRRWDRMRLALQNMVEKHLNAQMWRKVPLAPESFLSLSCSGTSPITSQPPPSLASVTSPSSFPANSLFYTATFPQSASAAGVLSIRDAAQPAPSASAPAKSRNGAHRASRPPKDAEDTIAGSKKRKNNSAFSPSYLFPSPDNHKRNGSSYHSTPQGSGGAARKKGLGGGGLWSRESVMSKGEGSQSRDAPPAAHQPPAPRTYEGGKEWRKRRSPTSFRGKASKLSRPDGLESLFGNRSDSGGILTSGPESQRQVTADTPPFNPVQPFPERKDVSSLLSLQGKLHH
- the atxn7l1 gene encoding ataxin-7-like protein 1 isoform X3 — encoded protein: MATLDRQIPSLDTFLCEPWSSFVSAAKLRLVDNADTSSDTSDGERYRPGEAAKLSRHDMLRRRHVPALEELCLVVCHVCSQVVTPQGILAHYEKRHISPVPSRSPLVPMKPKTPAVAPSPGDTLAFRVPKDYPHSRFSKAPLAVYPPKGARSKTCVSLPVVSLEKMPCLKQSDSASHLRLSTSSPSSLKPFASSPSQRSSEKLLNGRVSAEASTPRSTTSPSSLNGRPSPARSPLDRKTASTPSPSSQDRKASQSPAPSPRAGAPLSAPLEKRHQNGTKSCSRSQKRLSGRVFDPNKHCGVQDPETKRPCTRSLTCKTHSLTHRRAVPGRRKHFDVLLAEHKGRPKEGAKDKEKERDGTAPEKEGGSQRVATQETASPSKPHCPNGRLLSSLKLRLANAHIPRVPGPTNCTISSAPPAPAPGPATNPEPSAHIWAAAAGDLSRLSSDEGDAETAEDGDRPAFHFSNHHPQPLGCCVFSSRLLGRGYYVFDRRWDRMRLALQNMVEKHLNAQMWRKVPLAPESFLSLSCSGTSPITSQPPPSLASVTSPSSFPANSLFYTATFPQSASAAGVLSIRDAAQPAPSASAPAKSRNGAHRASRPPKDAEDTIAGSKKRKNNSAFSPSYLFPSPDNHKRNGSSYHSTPQGSGGAARKKGLGGGGLWSRESVMSKGEGSQSRDAPPAAHQPPAPRTYEGGKEWRKRRSPTSFRGKASKLSRPDGLESLFGNRSDSGGILTSGPESQRQGKLHH